A window of Cytobacillus sp. FSL H8-0458 genomic DNA:
TCAAAAGCTTTTTCAGGAATTTGGAATCTCTGTTGATTGGCTTGTCACAGCCCGGCTTCTGATCGCGGGTGTTCTTCTTTTGGCCGTTCAATTTTTGCTGAAAGATCACTCACAAGTGTTTGGAGTTTGGAAGAATAAAAGGGCAGCTATCATGCTTTTGATTTTTGGCCTGGCGGGAATGCTTGCCGTACAGTACACCTATATGGCTTCCATTCATCATGGAAACGCGGCTGTTGCCACACTGCTTCAATATCAGGCGCCAGCTATGATTATCATTTATCTGGTTTTGCGGAAGCAAACAGTGTTTTCAAGGCAGGATCTGGTGACAGTTTCCCTTGCTTTAGCGGGATGCTTTCTGCTATTGACCAATGGTTCTGTTTCTCAGCTGTCCGTACCGTCACCTGCAATTGTATGGGGAGTGCTTTCCGGTGTGGCACTGGCGTTTTATACGTTATATGCCGTCCCGCTGCTGAAGGAGTACGATTCCCTTGTCGTGGTTGGATGGGCGATGGTCATTGGCGGATCTGCATTGAGTTTCGTCCATCCCCCATGGAAAATGGAGTTTGGCAGCTTAACGGCTGAAGGTTACCTGTATTTGGTTTTCGTTATTATTTTTGGAACGATGCTTGCGTTCTGGTTCTATATTGAAAGTCTCCAAACGCTGTCTCCAACGGAAACCAGTCTTTTGAGCAGCCTTGAGCCGCTTGCCGCAGTATTTACTACGGTTATCTGGCTGAACGAACCATTCGGCATTTTTCAATGGGCAGGTACTGCCTGTATCTTTGGCATGATTCTGCTGCTGGCATTGAATAAGAAAAAACCGGCAAAAACCAGTGTTTCTGCTGAGAATGAAGAACCATTAAGAGTAAGCTGAGAGCCAGCCCCTTTCGCGGGGGGCTGGTTTTTTCTTGCTTAGGTTTGGCTGAGGCAGGACACGATTTCGCTGAGGAAAATTGGTCGCTCATAATCCGAAGAAAATCGCTCATAACAAAAAAATTCCGTTCATATCCACTGCCATTTCAAATTTTGTTTAATTCTCCTCTGTAATTTTGCTTACACTAAGCATTATATTTTCCTAAATTTATTTCGGTTGTTAAAATAAAATCAACTCTTCATGAAGGAGATTATAAAATGACCAATATACAAATACCTGTTTCTGTTTTAAACCTTGCCCCGATACGGGAGGGGAAAGACAGCAGGCAGGCAATCAAAGATCTTGTTGATCTGGCTCAGGCAACAGAGGAGATGGGCTACAAACGCTTTTGGATAGCGGAGCATCATAATACCCCGACACTGGTTAGTTCTGCCACGGCTATTTTAATAAAACATGCATTGGAGCATACTAAAACGATTCGCATAGGCTCCGGCGGAATTATGCTGCCGAACCATGCGCCATTAGTGGTTGCCGAGCAATTCGGCACGATGGCGACTATTTATCCGGATCGGGTCGACTTGGGTCTTGGAAGGGCACCTGGTACGGATATGATGACGGCTAATGCGCTCCGCCGTTCAAAAAATGATTCTGTTTATACATTTCCTGAGGATGTGAAGCAGCTGCTGACATACTTTGGTCCTTCAGAGGAGCAGAGCTATGTAAAAGCACACCCGGGTGTTGAAACGAACATTCCCATTTATATTCTTGGTTCTTCGACAGATTCAGCGTATTTGGCTGCTGAGCTGGGGCTTCCATATGTGTTTGCTTCACACTTTGCTCCAAGGTGGATGGAGGACGCCATCCGGATCTACCGTGCCAACTTTAAGCCTTCGCAGTATCTGGATAAACCATATATGATGGTATGCTTAAATGTCATTGCAGCAGAGACGGATGAGGAAGCTGAATTCCTGTCAACCACAATGAAACAGTTTTTCCTGAATGTTGTCAGAGGGACTTCCATGAAATTAAGCCCTCCGGTCGAGGACTTGGACTCTATCTGGAACCCAATGGAGAAGGAAGCGGCAGAGGGGATGTCCAGCGTCACCCTGATGGGAAGCAAAGAAACAGTCAAAGGACAGCTCGAACAGTTCCAGAGTATGTATAATGTTGATGAAATCATGGCGGTTTCTTATATTTATGATGAAGAAAAACAAAAACGTTCTTATGAAATATTGAAAGAAATTACAGACGGCAATTGAGCGGGGAAATATTCCCCGCTTTTCATATTTCTCGGGAAAGCGCAGGATTAGACTTTTCTTGCGCGCAGTGGTCGCATCATGGCTTTTATTGCCGAAAAATGAAAATTCACGCACTAATCTATGGTTTCCTGTTTGTAGAGTGCGGGATTGGCTGCCGTATTCAAACTCTGTGCAGACGCCCATAAATTCGCCAGAAACCGCGGCATCATCTGCTGTGACGGAAGAGTGCCATATCTGGAAAAGTAAACC
This region includes:
- a CDS encoding DMT family transporter, translating into MKGRSRSTGLLLVIFGASFWGVGGTVAQKLFQEFGISVDWLVTARLLIAGVLLLAVQFLLKDHSQVFGVWKNKRAAIMLLIFGLAGMLAVQYTYMASIHHGNAAVATLLQYQAPAMIIIYLVLRKQTVFSRQDLVTVSLALAGCFLLLTNGSVSQLSVPSPAIVWGVLSGVALAFYTLYAVPLLKEYDSLVVVGWAMVIGGSALSFVHPPWKMEFGSLTAEGYLYLVFVIIFGTMLAFWFYIESLQTLSPTETSLLSSLEPLAAVFTTVIWLNEPFGIFQWAGTACIFGMILLLALNKKKPAKTSVSAENEEPLRVS
- a CDS encoding LLM class flavin-dependent oxidoreductase, with the translated sequence MTNIQIPVSVLNLAPIREGKDSRQAIKDLVDLAQATEEMGYKRFWIAEHHNTPTLVSSATAILIKHALEHTKTIRIGSGGIMLPNHAPLVVAEQFGTMATIYPDRVDLGLGRAPGTDMMTANALRRSKNDSVYTFPEDVKQLLTYFGPSEEQSYVKAHPGVETNIPIYILGSSTDSAYLAAELGLPYVFASHFAPRWMEDAIRIYRANFKPSQYLDKPYMMVCLNVIAAETDEEAEFLSTTMKQFFLNVVRGTSMKLSPPVEDLDSIWNPMEKEAAEGMSSVTLMGSKETVKGQLEQFQSMYNVDEIMAVSYIYDEEKQKRSYEILKEITDGN